The DNA region CGAGCGGCCCCATGGATGACCTGTCGTTCCGCCTCGGCAACCTCGCTGTCGGCAACGCGGAGGGTGCGCCCGGACTGGAGTGCACGGCGACCGGGCCGCAGCTTCGTTTCAGCCACGAGACCGTGGTCGCCGTCACCGGGGCGCCGGCACACGTCACCGTCGACGGCATCCAGGTGGCGATGTGGGAGCCGGTGACCGTCCCACCCGGGGGCGTGATCGATGTGGGGGCGGCAGCCACCGAGGGACTGCGAAGCTACCTGTTGTTCGCGGGCGGACTCGACGTTCCGGACTACCTAGGCAGCGCCTCGACCTTCACGCTCGGGCAGTTCGGCGGGCATGGAGGTCGGGCACTGACGAGTGCCGACGTGCTGCGGGTGAGATCGGGGGTCACGGGTCTCGCGGCGCCCGTTCCGATCGGTTCACGCCCCGCGATGGTGCATGACTGGGAACTCGCGGTCACTGAGGGGCCGCACGGCGCGCCGGACTTCTTCACCCGCGCCGACATGCGTCAGATCTTCGAGGCGAGCTACGAGGTTCACTTCAATTCGGCGCGCACCGGGGTTCGACTCGTAGGCCCCCGGCCGAGCTGGGCGCGACAGGACGGCGGCGAGGCCGGGTTGCACCCGTCCAACATCCACGACAACGCCTACGCGATCGGCGCGGTCGACTTCACCGGCGACACTCCGATTCTGCTCGGTCCCGACGGCCCGAGCCTCGGCGGTTTCGTGTGCCCGATCACGGTGGTGTCGGCGGAGCGCTGGAAGCTCGGCCAGTTGAAGCCGGGCGATCACGTGCGCTTCGTCCCGATCGCGGCGGCCGCGGCTCCCCGGCTCGCGGCGGTCGACGACTCACGCGGGGCCGGGAGCGCCGTCGTGCCTCATGGCGAGCGCGACGGGGATGATGGGCTCATCCTGCGCGTCGACGGGAGTCCCTCGGTGGCCTATCGTCGCAGCGGCGACGACAACATCCTTATCGAATACGGCGAGATCGTGCTCGATCTCGGTCTACGTGCGCGGGTGCACGCGCTGCACCTGCTACTCCGGGATGCCGGACTCGACGGGGTGCTCGACCTGACGCCGGGCATCCGTTCTCTGCAGGTGCACTTCGATCCGGATGCGCTGCCCGCTGCTCGGCTGCTTGGAGTGCTGCGTGAAATGGAGGCCGAGATCCCCGGTGCTGCTTCGCTCGTCGTGCCGAGCCGTCGCGTGCGGCTGCCGCTCTCCTGGGACGATCCGGCGACCCGCGAGGCGATCCTGCGCTACATGAACGGTGTGCGGGACGACGCGCCCTGGACGCCCTGGAACATCGAGTTCATCCGACGCATCAACGGGCTGGCGACGACGGATGATGTCTACCGAACCGTGTTCGACGCCGACTACCTCGTGCTCGGTCTCGGCGACGTCTATCTTGGGGCGCCCGTGGCGACTCCGCTGGATCCGCGCCACCGGTTAGTGACCACCAAGTACAACCCGGCCCGCACCTGGACACCCGAGAACGCGGTCGGCATCGGAGGTGCATACCTGTGCATCTACGGAATGGAGGGCCCGGGCGGGTACCAGTTCGTGGGTCGTACGACTCAGGTGTGGAGCCGATACGGCTCGTACCCCGGCGTCGGCGGGGGCCCGCGCACACCCTGGCTTCTCAATTTCTTCGACCGCATCTCGTGGTACCCGGTCTCGCCAGAGGAGCTCCTTGAGCAGCGGGCGGACCTCGCGGCCGGCCGGGGGACCGTCGACATCGAAGACGGCACCTTTTCCCTCGCCGAGCACGAGCGCTTTCTCGCGGACAACGCGGACTCGATCGCCGAGTTTCGCGCGCAACAGGCCGTCGCCTTCGCGGCGGAACGGAGTGCGTGGGCGCTCTCGGGCGAGTTCGATCGAGCCGAGTCCATCGCCGCTGTGCCAGAGCCGATCGAGTTCGCCGACACCCCAGACGGTGCCGTGTTGGTTGACGCGCCGTTCGTCGCCCACGTCTGGAAGGTCGGTGTCACCGAGGGGCAGCACGTCGAGAAGGGCGAGGTGCTCGTGTCGCTCGAGGCGATGAAGATGGAGACCTCGGTCACGAGTCCCGTATCCGGCGCGGTGCACCAAGTGCGCACCGAACTCGGGCGTCAGGTGCGCGCGGGGGAGACTCTCGTGGTGGTGCTTCCCGACTAGCGGGCGGCATCCTGCGCCACGGTGAGCTCGGCGAGAATCCGCCGCCCGTCGGCGCTGATCGTGCGCAGGGGGTCGTCCGTGTGGCCAAGTACTCGCAGGCAGCTCTGTGCGATCGTCGTGACCAAAGTATTGGCGTCGTCGCCCGCCCGGTCGGCGCGGATCGCGATCGCGCTTTCGACCATGCCGAACACCACATCCACCAGGTAGTCGAGCGACGACTGCTCCGCCGACCCGCGGGTCGGGCCGAGATCGACGCGTACCGAGGTCGCGATGCTGGCCGCAATCAGTGCGGCGTAGATGTCTCGCAGGGCTTTCCGCTCGCGGCGGAAGGGCTCGAACCGCTCGTTCCGAATCTCGGGCAGCAGGTAGAGAGTGCCGACATTATGCGGCGCTTGGAATAGCTGTGTGGCGTCGTAGGCGATCAGCGCCCAGAGCCGAGCGGGTGAATCCGCGTCGGCCTGCTGGAGGGAGCGCGCTGCCCCGATCGACGGCGAAACGGTACGCATCAAGAGCGCCTCGAGGATGTGCTCCTTGCTCGGGAAGTGATAGTAGAGCGAGGCCTGCCGGATACCTACCTGATCGGCGATGGCCCGGGTGGAGGTGGCGGAGTATCCGCCTTCCACGAAGAGCTGCGCCGCGGCATCCAGGATCTGCTCGGGGGCGCTGAGGTCGGGTCGGAGGGTTGTGCCCGATCGCGGTCGACCGCGATCGCGAACGCGGCGAGTCTCCACGTCCACCATGGTGCCACACCCCTGTCGAACGATTCGTTACATGCGCGAAATGTGCGTGCGGCACGATGGGTATCTATCGAGCGATAAAAATTGGAGATGACATGAGCGAGATCGCCACCGACAGTCCTGAGGGTGCCAGGGCTCACGCGCGCGCGCAGTCAGGCACAGTCGTCGACACGATGCCGGTGCTGCCGCCGAGCAGTGCATCCCACTGGCCGGGCGACGTCGCGGTGGCCGACCGTCGCTGGGCCGAGACGATCGCCGGCGGTAACTACACCGCCCTGACGGTCGCCCGCGGAACGCTGATCGAGTTCACTGATCTTGAAGGAGACGCGTGCGCACATCTCGCGCTTTACAACGCGTGGCAGATCGATGAACGGCTCAACGTTGCCGACACCATCAAAGTGCAATGGCAGGCGTACCCCACCACGGGCCAGTTGCTGCTCTCGGACCGTGGTCGCGCGCTTGCCTCGATCGTCGCCGACAGCTCGGCGCACCACGACACGCTCGCCGGCACCACGAATCTGGCGGGCAACACGGCACGCTACGGTGACGGCTCGCCGCAGTCCGGCAGCCCGGCCGGACGCGAACTGCTCGTCCTCGCGGCAGCCAAGGTGGGACTGTCGCCGCGCGACATCCCCCCAACACTCAGTTTCTTTCAGGGGGTCTTCGCCGAGCCTGATGGCAGCTTGACGTTCAGGGGATCGGCAGGGGCCGGAGCCGCGGTGCGGATACGCGCCGAGCTTCCGCTGATCGTGCTGATTGCGAACGTGCCGCATCCGCTGGATCCCCGTGACGACTACGTGTCGACCCCGCTGCGCCTGCGGGCCTGGGCGGGCGAACCCGGCAGCGCGCCGTCGCCGGAAACCAAGGTCGGCCCGGAGGCAGCGCGAGCCATCGCCAATACCATCGCCTACACCGAACTGAGGGGGATTTGATGACCGACACCGCGCCCGTCAACGTGCCAGCGTTCATCGCCGACCACCGCATCCTGGACGACACGATCGCAGCACCGCGCGGTCCGTGGTCGGGGATAGTGCACGCGGGGGATAACCTCACCATCATCGATCTGTTCGGCAATCAGGCCGTCGACTGCATCGTGTACGACGCCCACGACACGGGCATCCGCTACAGCGCGCCCGACACGATCGCCTCGCAGCGCAACGTCTATCTCACCGAGGGATCGGTACTCAGGGCGAACACGGGTGCGCCCCTGATGACCCTCGTGCGCGATGAGGTCGGGCGGCACGACACCATCGGCGGCGCCTGCAGCAAGGAATCGAACTCGCTGCGCTACGGGCACCACACGGTGCACCAGCATGCCTGTGTCGAGAATTTCTTGGCGGAGGGGGCTCGCTGGGGCCTCGGCAAGCGCGACCTGGTGAGCAACATCAACTGGTACATGAACGTGCCACTGGAACCCAGCGGCGTGATGGGCATCGTCGACGGGATCTCGGCGCCCGGGCTGTCGCTCACACTGCGCGCGGACCGTGACGTGCTCGTTCTCATCTCGAATTGCCCGCAGATCAACAACCCCTGCAACGGGTTCGACCCGACAGCGGTTCGGATGATCGTCAGCAGCCCGTTGTCGTAACGAGAAGTTCGCGAGGCCGAAACAAGGTCACTGAGTCGCCGGGTCAGACTGTGTCTGTCATATCTATCAGGTGACAGTGCTCCACTCTTTCCGCCCTCTCGATGAACAAGACAGCGATTCTGACAACCGTCTTCCAGCTCTTCGCTCTCGGATTCGGACTCGGGGGTGCCTCCTTCTTCTGGACCTGGCCGCTGGTCTTCGCGGGCCAGCTACTCGTCACCGTGGCGGTCGCGGACGTGGTGCTGCAGGCCGTTCTTCCTGCGGTCTGGACTGGCTTCCAGGTCGTCGGGGGCGGCCTTCTGATCATCACGGCGTTGATGGCGGCACCCAGCCTGACCGACGGCAAGCTGGCGACGCTCGGCCTCCCCAGGGTTCTCACCGAGGCGCTCGGCCCGATCGGCGGTCGGATCCTGCTCGTGGACGCGGCGATCGCGGTAGGCGTCGGCGCCGCTCTCGTGGCGCTGATTCCTATCCCCACCGCGCAATGGGGCGTCAGGCCCGACGCTCGGCGGAGCCTTCCTCCACATCGTCTGCGGTGAAATAGACGGTCAACGACGGCCAGTCCCCTTCGGGAGTGGTCTCGTTGTGCAGGACCAGGTCCTGAACCTCGACTGACCCCAAACGCTCGAGCGTGTCGGCGACTCGACGTAGCAACGCAGGAACGTCACCTGCCCTCGTCCGGTCGGGTTGGCTTGGGAGAAGAGCCGCGCCGTCCAACTCTCCGGTTCCTCGCTCATGCCTGAATGATGTCGCACACAACTCCGACAGCCTCAACGATGTCCACGCTATGCGACACTGCCCAACACGGCGCCTTCCTACCTAGCTTGGCCGGCGGGATTCATTCTCTTGCTCCGACCGGTTGGTGCGAAGTGAATCATCGGTTGTCTCCACAGAGGGAGGGCTGTCGGGTCCAGCCCACGCAGTAGCGCGATGACGGCGAAGTTGCGGCGCATCAACACGGCGGCGCTGTTGGCCAGCAAGATCGCCACGGGCAGTTCCACGAGCGCCGCTGCGATCGAGCCCCAGTGTTCGTCGGTTCCCCAGGACAGGCAGACGTCGAACCACGCGTCACAGGCCAACAGGGTCGCGGTGATAACCAGGGCGATAAGCGCAACTTGTCGACGAAGCCAGACAGTCAGCACCGTCGCGACAAGCGCCGCCACGAGCGCAACGTCGAAACCGACCCAGACGGTCCGCCAAGCGCCACCGGACGAAGTTGCAGGAAGGGTGACAGACAAGAAGACCAACCATGGCAGCAGGAACACGGCACCAACCCCACCGACCGCAAGGACAACCCTTCGTCGGCCAAGAGGCCGCGCCGCCACCGGAGGCGGGTCGATGCTCTCCGCCAGCAGCCGTGCGACGCTGGCACGCTTATGCGCGCTCCAACCTTGGACATCGTCACGGGTGGGCACCGACTCTTCTGTCTCACTCACGTTGGCCTCCTTCACGTGCCACAACCATGGGACCACCCGGGACGTCACGCGAAGCAGGCATGGAGTGCATCTTTTAGGTGGGGAACGATGCCCCAGGGGGCATCGTTCCCCCATTGCTCTGCCGCGACAGGTCTGGGTGCGATCCTCGCTGGTAGCCGGCGCGAACGGATCAAGGCGCCAAGGCGATGTCCGTCGCCGCCTCCTGCAGGGGTTCCGGCGGGGGCGTGACGAATGGCGTCGGTCATAGCAACAGCGCCGCTGCGGCTACGGCCGACGCGAGGAGCACCGCGACGTCGAAGCGGCGCTGGCTGATGCGGCGCGCCGTGGCGTAGCCGATGATCCCCCCGAGCAGGATGAGCGGGGCGAGCGTCCCGGCGCGTCCGAGGTCGCTCCAGTGCATCAGGCCGAGCCCGACGGAGAAGGGCACTTTGACGAGGTTGACGATGAAGAAGAACCACGCGTTGGTGCCGATGAAGCGCCGCTTGTCGATGCCCGACGCCGACAGATAGAGGGTCATCACCGCCCCGGCGGCGTTGGCCGTCATCGTTGCGAACCCCACGCTGGTCCCCGCCGTCCAGGCCGCCACGGGGTGCAGATGCGCGTTCGATGTGGGGGCCTTGCTGTGCCACTTCACCAGGAGCTGGAGGAGGACGAGCACGAGCAGAACGACGCCGATGGTGCGGCGCAGGACGCCGTCGGACACGACCCGGAGGAAGATCGACCCGAGCACGAGCCCCGGGAGCACGGCCGGTAGCAGTCGCCGGATCAGGGACCAGTCGGCGTCGTGGCGGTAGTGCCATACCGCGACG from Demequina lutea includes:
- the uca gene encoding urea carboxylase, giving the protein MTNATAVPPILTYSTLLVANRGEIACRIIRSAKALGLRTVAVYSEADRGAPHVALADVAVNIGAESPRESYLNGELMVRVALETGAGAIHPGYGFLSENADFAASVEASGLIFVGPTPEQLSIFGAKDTARTAAAHAGLPMVRGTGVLPDADTAVAAAADLGFPVILKATSGGGGIGMQVCRTSGEVRNAYASIERIASSSFGSGAVFAERFIVNARHIEVQVFGDGVGHVVSLGDRDCSLQRRNQKVVEEAPAFDLSDELRARLHSTSRELCASLGYRSAGTVEFVYDSERGEASFLEVNTRLQVEHPITEAITGVDLVEWMLRLAGGDTSFLEPYADTHVVPITGFAVEARVYAEDPVRGYQPSSGTITQAVLPTELARVDGWVRTGTEVPSSYDPMLAKIITSGASREEAWGRLATALRATRLDGIETNLGLLRAISVDEAVRDRRHSTSTLAGLGDEEPRISVLRPGLMTTVQDWPGRTGYWQIGVPPSGPMDDLSFRLGNLAVGNAEGAPGLECTATGPQLRFSHETVVAVTGAPAHVTVDGIQVAMWEPVTVPPGGVIDVGAAATEGLRSYLLFAGGLDVPDYLGSASTFTLGQFGGHGGRALTSADVLRVRSGVTGLAAPVPIGSRPAMVHDWELAVTEGPHGAPDFFTRADMRQIFEASYEVHFNSARTGVRLVGPRPSWARQDGGEAGLHPSNIHDNAYAIGAVDFTGDTPILLGPDGPSLGGFVCPITVVSAERWKLGQLKPGDHVRFVPIAAAAAPRLAAVDDSRGAGSAVVPHGERDGDDGLILRVDGSPSVAYRRSGDDNILIEYGEIVLDLGLRARVHALHLLLRDAGLDGVLDLTPGIRSLQVHFDPDALPAARLLGVLREMEAEIPGAASLVVPSRRVRLPLSWDDPATREAILRYMNGVRDDAPWTPWNIEFIRRINGLATTDDVYRTVFDADYLVLGLGDVYLGAPVATPLDPRHRLVTTKYNPARTWTPENAVGIGGAYLCIYGMEGPGGYQFVGRTTQVWSRYGSYPGVGGGPRTPWLLNFFDRISWYPVSPEELLEQRADLAAGRGTVDIEDGTFSLAEHERFLADNADSIAEFRAQQAVAFAAERSAWALSGEFDRAESIAAVPEPIEFADTPDGAVLVDAPFVAHVWKVGVTEGQHVEKGEVLVSLEAMKMETSVTSPVSGAVHQVRTELGRQVRAGETLVVVLPD
- a CDS encoding TetR/AcrR family transcriptional regulator — its product is MVDVETRRVRDRGRPRSGTTLRPDLSAPEQILDAAAQLFVEGGYSATSTRAIADQVGIRQASLYYHFPSKEHILEALLMRTVSPSIGAARSLQQADADSPARLWALIAYDATQLFQAPHNVGTLYLLPEIRNERFEPFRRERKALRDIYAALIAASIATSVRVDLGPTRGSAEQSSLDYLVDVVFGMVESAIAIRADRAGDDANTLVTTIAQSCLRVLGHTDDPLRTISADGRRILAELTVAQDAAR
- a CDS encoding urea amidolyase associated protein UAAP1, which produces MSEIATDSPEGARAHARAQSGTVVDTMPVLPPSSASHWPGDVAVADRRWAETIAGGNYTALTVARGTLIEFTDLEGDACAHLALYNAWQIDERLNVADTIKVQWQAYPTTGQLLLSDRGRALASIVADSSAHHDTLAGTTNLAGNTARYGDGSPQSGSPAGRELLVLAAAKVGLSPRDIPPTLSFFQGVFAEPDGSLTFRGSAGAGAAVRIRAELPLIVLIANVPHPLDPRDDYVSTPLRLRAWAGEPGSAPSPETKVGPEAARAIANTIAYTELRGI
- a CDS encoding urea amidolyase associated protein UAAP2 — translated: MTDTAPVNVPAFIADHRILDDTIAAPRGPWSGIVHAGDNLTIIDLFGNQAVDCIVYDAHDTGIRYSAPDTIASQRNVYLTEGSVLRANTGAPLMTLVRDEVGRHDTIGGACSKESNSLRYGHHTVHQHACVENFLAEGARWGLGKRDLVSNINWYMNVPLEPSGVMGIVDGISAPGLSLTLRADRDVLVLISNCPQINNPCNGFDPTAVRMIVSSPLS
- a CDS encoding sulfite exporter TauE/SafE family protein — its product is MLELLGGSLGAVLLMALAAVIIGFSKTALGGLAAISVAIFATILPAKESTAAILVLFIVGDLVAVWHYRHDADWSLIRRLLPAVLPGLVLGSIFLRVVSDGVLRRTIGVVLLVLVLLQLLVKWHSKAPTSNAHLHPVAAWTAGTSVGFATMTANAAGAVMTLYLSASGIDKRRFIGTNAWFFFIVNLVKVPFSVGLGLMHWSDLGRAGTLAPLILLGGIIGYATARRISQRRFDVAVLLASAVAAAALLL